A single Pantoea rwandensis DNA region contains:
- a CDS encoding ogr/Delta-like zinc finger family protein produces the protein MMHCPLCQTAAHAKSSRYISKETKERYHQCQNINCSCSFKTHETLAMIIVTPGQVNRVPIFASNGGHESQPSLLH, from the coding sequence ATGATGCATTGTCCGCTTTGCCAGACCGCCGCACACGCAAAAAGCAGCAGATACATTTCAAAAGAAACTAAAGAGCGCTATCACCAGTGTCAGAACATTAATTGCAGTTGTTCGTTCAAAACGCATGAGACACTGGCAATGATTATTGTTACTCCGGGGCAGGTAAACCGTGTACCAATTTTTGCTAGCAATGGTGGTCATGAAAGCCAGCCGTCGCTGCTTCATTAA
- a CDS encoding SDR family NAD(P)-dependent oxidoreductase — protein sequence MIQQLALITGASSGIGATYAKQLAARGSNLILVARDASRLNQLAQSLREAHGVDVRVLAADLTQTDDLANVARELRDNHDITMLVNNAGMVVEGEFTDADIQPIQTMLSLNIIALTELAHSAAQAFRARGQGTIVNIASVVALVHEVMNGAYNASKAYVLSLTRNMDRELAGSGVVLQAVLPGFTRTEIFDRAGKSINDIPAEKMMEVEDLVAAALSGLDAGELITIPSVEEMSLWQKLDEARGAMIPYISLNKPASRYL from the coding sequence ATGATACAACAACTGGCTTTGATTACCGGCGCATCTAGCGGCATTGGTGCAACTTACGCGAAACAGCTGGCCGCACGCGGCAGCAATTTGATTCTGGTGGCGCGTGATGCCTCACGGCTTAACCAGCTGGCGCAATCACTGCGAGAGGCACATGGCGTTGACGTCCGCGTGCTGGCGGCGGATCTCACTCAAACGGATGACCTGGCAAACGTGGCGCGTGAACTGCGTGACAACCACGACATTACGATGCTGGTTAACAATGCGGGAATGGTGGTGGAAGGGGAATTTACCGACGCCGATATTCAGCCGATTCAAACCATGCTGTCACTCAATATCATCGCGCTAACCGAACTGGCCCACAGCGCTGCACAAGCCTTCCGAGCACGCGGGCAAGGCACCATCGTGAACATCGCTTCAGTGGTCGCACTGGTGCATGAGGTAATGAATGGCGCCTACAACGCCAGCAAAGCCTATGTGCTATCGCTGACGCGCAATATGGATCGCGAGTTAGCAGGCAGCGGCGTGGTGCTGCAAGCCGTATTGCCCGGCTTCACGCGGACGGAGATCTTTGATCGTGCCGGGAAATCGATTAATGACATCCCGGCTGAGAAGATGATGGAAGTCGAGGATCTGGTCGCGGCTGCCTTGAGCGGTCTGGATGCGGGCGAACTGATTACTATCCCTTCCGTGGAAGAGATGAGCCTGTGGCAGAAGCTTGATGAAGCGCGTGGCGCGATGATTCCGTATATCTCATTAAATAAACCCGCATCACGTTATCTGTAA
- a CDS encoding TetR/AcrR family transcriptional regulator, whose protein sequence is MEKLSHKARTRQRILDEAAVVMRECGTEGIGVAALMKRAGLTHGGFYAHFDSREALVEAVIAEMFADSAQRFAAITSLADPAERLTQLIDNYLSEHHRNTPGEGCPMPALVSEIAHLPIETRTLFSQRRDAVRQRLAQALNEMHHPQADDVAASMLAEMVGAVALARACPDDEEVRNMLAVSRRLVKQRAGLESA, encoded by the coding sequence ATGGAAAAGCTAAGCCACAAGGCGCGCACGCGGCAGCGCATACTGGATGAGGCAGCGGTGGTAATGCGCGAGTGCGGCACCGAAGGCATTGGCGTGGCGGCGCTGATGAAGCGCGCAGGCTTAACTCACGGCGGCTTCTACGCCCACTTTGATTCGCGAGAAGCGCTGGTTGAGGCGGTGATTGCCGAGATGTTTGCTGATTCGGCGCAGCGCTTTGCGGCCATCACGAGCCTGGCCGATCCTGCCGAGCGGCTGACACAACTGATCGATAACTATCTCTCTGAGCATCATCGCAACACGCCGGGAGAAGGCTGTCCGATGCCTGCGCTGGTGAGTGAAATTGCCCATCTGCCGATTGAAACACGCACGCTGTTCTCGCAACGTCGCGATGCGGTGCGGCAACGGCTGGCGCAGGCTCTCAACGAAATGCATCATCCTCAGGCTGATGACGTCGCCGCTAGCATGCTGGCCGAAATGGTCGGTGCGGTGGCGCTGGCGCGTGCCTGTCCGGATGATGAGGAAGTGCGCAATATGCTGGCGGTGAGTCGTCGGTTAGTGAAGCAAAGGGCGGGGCTGGAGAGCGCATGA
- the mug gene encoding G/U mismatch-specific DNA glycosylase, with the protein MSEHDIQDIIAPDLQVLFCGINPGKSSAHTGFHFAHPGNRFWKVIHQAGFTRELLKPEQEQRLLETGCGITMLVERPTIQANELAGDELRDGGARLQEKILRYQPRALAVLGKDAFQKAFRQRKVEWGEQPQTLGETRLWVLPNPSGLNRATIEEMAAAYRQLHDWLQNNA; encoded by the coding sequence ATGAGCGAGCACGATATTCAGGACATTATTGCGCCGGATTTGCAGGTGCTGTTTTGTGGCATCAATCCAGGCAAATCATCGGCGCACACCGGCTTCCACTTTGCTCATCCGGGTAATCGCTTCTGGAAGGTTATCCATCAGGCCGGTTTTACCCGCGAGTTGCTGAAACCAGAACAGGAGCAGCGGCTGCTGGAAACCGGTTGTGGCATCACTATGCTGGTTGAGCGTCCCACCATTCAGGCCAATGAGTTGGCGGGTGATGAGCTGCGCGATGGCGGGGCGCGTTTGCAGGAGAAGATCTTACGCTATCAGCCGCGCGCGCTGGCGGTGCTGGGTAAAGATGCGTTCCAGAAAGCGTTCCGACAGCGCAAAGTGGAGTGGGGCGAGCAGCCGCAAACCTTGGGCGAAACGCGTTTGTGGGTGCTGCCCAATCCCAGCGGTTTAAACCGCGCGACGATAGAGGAGATGGCGGCAGCTTATCGCCAACTTCATGATTGGTTACAGAATAACGCGTGA
- a CDS encoding substrate-binding domain-containing protein, with translation MKRTIALAALLVMAQQAAQAETLKVFSSGGMYPVIESLKQDYQQQTGNTLQLEAAPSMGDTPQAIPNRLKRQDNADVLVMVDYAIKPLEQAKFVDSNSHQVLAHSYIAMAVKQGMTPPDISTVAKFKQVLTEASSIAISDSASGKYIQGKMLSKLALGPKTASKVSVIPATPVGEAVAQGKAELGFQQNSELQAVKGITIVGLIPPAVQQDTLYGAVITRSTQQKQAAAQFVKYLQSDNARKMMQEKGLTPF, from the coding sequence ATGAAACGCACAATCGCGTTAGCGGCGCTGCTGGTGATGGCGCAACAGGCGGCACAAGCGGAAACGCTGAAAGTATTTAGCTCCGGTGGCATGTATCCGGTGATTGAGAGCCTGAAGCAGGATTATCAGCAGCAAACCGGCAATACCCTACAGCTGGAAGCGGCACCCTCGATGGGCGATACGCCACAGGCTATCCCTAATCGTCTGAAGCGTCAGGATAATGCCGATGTGCTGGTGATGGTCGATTACGCCATCAAGCCGCTGGAGCAGGCCAAATTTGTGGATAGCAACAGCCATCAGGTGCTGGCGCACTCTTATATCGCGATGGCGGTGAAGCAGGGCATGACGCCGCCGGATATCAGCACGGTGGCGAAATTCAAACAGGTCCTCACGGAAGCCTCCAGCATCGCGATATCAGACAGTGCCAGCGGCAAATATATTCAAGGCAAGATGCTGAGCAAGCTGGCGTTGGGGCCGAAGACCGCCAGCAAAGTGTCAGTGATCCCCGCCACGCCGGTGGGTGAAGCGGTGGCGCAGGGGAAAGCGGAGCTGGGCTTCCAGCAGAACAGCGAATTGCAGGCGGTGAAGGGGATTACCATTGTTGGGTTAATCCCGCCGGCGGTGCAGCAGGATACTTTGTACGGTGCGGTGATTACGCGTAGCACCCAGCAGAAGCAGGCGGCAGCGCAGTTTGTGAAGTATTTGCAGAGCGATAACGCGCGCAAAATGATGCAGGAAAAAGGGCTAACGCCGTTTTGA
- a CDS encoding IS4 family transposase yields the protein MLLSQALDIVHNFTPQEFSTLSDLLSPELIDECLADTGTVTLRKRRLSMEMMVWAVTGMALFRSHSMTQLVSHLDILLPGKRPFVAPSAVVQARQRFGEDVIRLMFEKTQRLWFEKTPLSHWNGLTLMAVDGTVWRTPDTPENDAAFGRTANINKCSEWPQVRMVCQMEITSHLLSAAAFDSVSAVGEADLAAQLIPQPPDHSLTLFDKGFYALGLLHAWQSAGTERHWMLPLRKGAQYRVIRSLGAGQELVELQLSPQAKKKWQGAADTLTARLISKELNGKTVQILTSMCDPLRYPKADVVDLYGHRWEIEHGFREMKQHLLNNELTLRSKKPELVRQELWGVVLAYNLLRFMMAQMAYSLKGVEPYQMSFKQSALYLRSHLSLLPGISPGKIPRIMEEIMAMAPGLVLPERRVRHYPRAVKKKPQRYPLRPPLRS from the coding sequence ATGCTTCTCAGTCAGGCTCTCGATATTGTTCATAACTTTACTCCTCAGGAGTTCTCGACGCTTTCTGATCTCCTTTCTCCTGAACTTATTGACGAGTGTCTCGCGGATACCGGGACAGTAACGTTACGAAAGCGCCGGTTATCGATGGAAATGATGGTCTGGGCAGTGACCGGCATGGCACTTTTTCGCTCCCATTCGATGACTCAGCTCGTCTCACACCTGGATATTCTTCTGCCGGGAAAAAGGCCCTTTGTTGCGCCCAGCGCGGTTGTGCAGGCCCGGCAGCGATTTGGCGAAGATGTTATCCGGTTAATGTTTGAGAAAACGCAGCGCCTGTGGTTTGAAAAGACACCGCTGTCGCACTGGAACGGACTGACTCTGATGGCGGTGGATGGCACCGTATGGCGTACCCCTGACACACCAGAGAATGATGCCGCCTTCGGGCGAACGGCCAATATTAATAAGTGCTCTGAGTGGCCGCAGGTGCGAATGGTCTGTCAGATGGAAATCACCAGTCACCTGCTGTCAGCAGCAGCGTTCGACAGCGTCTCAGCTGTCGGCGAAGCCGATCTTGCCGCTCAGCTTATCCCACAGCCCCCCGACCACTCTCTGACCCTCTTTGATAAAGGTTTTTATGCGCTGGGTCTGCTGCACGCCTGGCAGTCAGCGGGAACGGAAAGACACTGGATGCTGCCGCTGCGCAAAGGAGCACAGTACCGTGTAATCCGTAGCTTAGGGGCCGGGCAGGAGTTGGTGGAATTACAGCTGTCGCCGCAGGCGAAGAAAAAATGGCAGGGTGCTGCGGACACGCTGACGGCAAGGCTTATCAGTAAAGAACTCAACGGAAAAACGGTTCAAATCCTGACATCCATGTGCGATCCCCTGAGGTATCCCAAAGCAGATGTCGTGGATTTATACGGCCATCGCTGGGAAATAGAGCATGGGTTCCGCGAGATGAAACAACACCTGCTGAATAATGAGCTGACGCTGAGAAGCAAAAAGCCAGAACTTGTGCGTCAGGAGCTGTGGGGCGTGGTCCTGGCCTATAACCTTCTGAGGTTCATGATGGCGCAGATGGCGTACAGCCTGAAAGGCGTGGAACCTTATCAGATGAGTTTTAAGCAGTCCGCACTGTATCTGAGAAGTCATCTGAGCCTGCTACCGGGCATCTCACCGGGAAAAATACCGCGGATAATGGAAGAGATAATGGCGATGGCGCCAGGGCTGGTGCTGCCAGAAAGAAGAGTGCGGCATTACCCAAGGGCGGTAAAAAAGAAGCCGCAACGTTATCCGTTGCGGCCTCCATTAAGATCTTAA
- the rpoD gene encoding RNA polymerase sigma factor RpoD encodes MEQNPQSQLKLLVTRGKEQGYLTYAEVNDHLPEDIVDSDQIEDIIQMINDMGIQVVEEAPDADDLMLNENSTDTDEDAAEAAAQVLSSVESEIGRTTDPVRMYMREMGTVELLTREGEIDIAKRIEDGINQVQCSVAEYPEAITYLLDQYDRVEAGESRLSDLITGFVDPNAEEDIAPTATHVGSELSEEDRNDDDEEDEDGDDDSSDDDNSIDPELAREKFNDLRTQYETTRTVIKAKGRSHADAVAEINNLSEVFKQFRLVPKQFDYLVNSMRVMMERVRTQERLIMKLCIEICKMPKKNFITLFTGNETSPSWFKAALAMNKPWSEKLLEVEDDVTRSLQKLQQIEEETGLTIEQVKDINRRMSIGEAKARRAKKEMVEANLRLVISIAKKYTNRGLQFLDLIQEGNIGLMKAVDKFEYRRGYKFSTYATWWIRQAITRSIADQARTIRIPVHMIETINKLNRISRQMLQEMGREPTPEELAERMLMPEDKIRKVLKIAKEPISMETPIGDDEDSHLGDFIEDTTLELPLDSATSESLRSATHDVLAGLTAREAKVLRMRFGIDMNTDHTLEEVGKQFDVTRERIRQIEAKALRKLRHPSRSEVLRSFLDD; translated from the coding sequence ATGGAGCAAAACCCGCAGTCACAGCTTAAGCTGCTTGTCACCCGTGGTAAGGAGCAGGGCTATCTGACCTATGCTGAGGTCAATGACCATCTGCCGGAAGATATCGTCGACTCCGATCAGATCGAAGACATCATCCAGATGATTAACGACATGGGTATTCAGGTTGTTGAAGAAGCACCTGATGCCGATGATCTGATGCTGAATGAGAACAGTACTGATACTGACGAAGATGCCGCAGAAGCTGCCGCGCAGGTACTCTCTAGCGTTGAATCTGAAATTGGCCGTACTACTGACCCTGTGCGTATGTATATGCGCGAAATGGGTACCGTTGAGCTGCTGACGCGCGAAGGCGAAATCGACATCGCTAAGCGTATCGAAGACGGTATCAACCAGGTTCAGTGCTCGGTTGCCGAATATCCGGAAGCCATCACCTATCTGCTCGATCAGTACGATCGTGTGGAAGCGGGCGAATCTCGCCTGTCTGACCTGATCACCGGCTTTGTTGACCCGAACGCGGAAGAAGATATCGCGCCAACCGCCACTCACGTGGGTTCTGAACTGTCTGAAGAAGACCGTAACGACGACGATGAAGAAGACGAAGATGGCGACGACGACAGCTCTGACGATGATAACTCCATCGATCCAGAACTGGCGCGCGAAAAGTTCAACGATCTGCGCACCCAGTACGAAACCACCCGTACCGTGATCAAAGCCAAAGGCCGCAGCCACGCTGATGCCGTTGCAGAAATCAATAACCTGTCTGAAGTGTTCAAACAGTTCCGCCTGGTGCCGAAGCAATTCGACTACCTGGTGAACAGTATGCGCGTCATGATGGAGCGCGTGCGTACGCAAGAGCGCCTGATCATGAAGCTGTGTATTGAAATCTGCAAAATGCCGAAGAAGAACTTCATCACGCTGTTCACCGGCAACGAAACCAGCCCAAGCTGGTTCAAAGCGGCGCTGGCCATGAATAAGCCCTGGTCAGAGAAACTGCTTGAAGTTGAAGATGATGTGACGCGTTCACTGCAGAAATTGCAGCAGATTGAAGAAGAGACCGGCCTGACCATCGAGCAGGTTAAAGACATCAACCGTCGCATGTCGATCGGCGAAGCCAAAGCGCGTCGTGCGAAGAAAGAGATGGTTGAAGCAAACTTGCGTCTGGTTATTTCTATCGCCAAGAAATACACCAACCGTGGTCTGCAGTTCCTCGATCTGATTCAGGAAGGTAACATCGGCCTGATGAAAGCGGTTGATAAGTTTGAATACCGTCGTGGTTATAAGTTCTCAACTTATGCAACCTGGTGGATTCGTCAGGCTATCACCCGTTCTATCGCCGACCAGGCACGTACCATCCGTATTCCGGTGCATATGATTGAGACCATCAACAAGCTCAACCGTATTTCGCGCCAGATGCTGCAAGAGATGGGCCGTGAGCCAACGCCGGAAGAGCTGGCTGAGCGTATGCTGATGCCAGAAGATAAGATTCGCAAAGTGCTGAAAATTGCTAAAGAGCCGATCTCAATGGAGACGCCGATTGGTGATGATGAAGATTCACATCTGGGCGATTTTATCGAAGACACCACGCTGGAGCTGCCGCTGGATTCTGCTACCTCAGAAAGCCTGCGTTCAGCCACCCACGACGTGCTTGCGGGTCTGACTGCGCGTGAAGCGAAAGTCCTGCGTATGCGTTTCGGTATCGATATGAACACCGACCACACGCTGGAAGAGGTTGGCAAACAGTTTGACGTTACCCGTGAGCGTATTCGTCAGATCGAAGCCAAGGCGCTGCGTAAGCTGCGTCACCCAAGCCGCTCCGAAGTGCTGCGTAGCTTCCTTGACGATTAA
- the dnaG gene encoding DNA primase, translating into MAGRIPRVFINDLLARTDIVDLIDARVKLKKQGKNYHACCPFHNEKTPSFTVSGEKQFYYCFGCGAKGNAIDFLMNHDRLDFVESVEELATQHGLEVPYEAGNGPSPMERHQRQSLYQLLEGLDGFYQQSLRNPQATSAQNYLATRGLSQQVIDHFAIGYAPAGWDNVLKRFGQQKEDRESLMEAGMLVSNDSGRTYDRFRDRVMFPIRDKRGRVIGFGGRVLGNDTPKYLNSPETPIFHKGRQLYGLYEAQKNHPQPARLLVVEGYMDVVALAQFGIDYAVASLGTSTTAEHIQLLFRSTDTVICCYDGDRAGREAAWRALETALPYMNDGRQLRFMFLPDGEDPDTLVRKEGKEAFEARMEQALPLSTFLFDNLMPQVDLSTRDGKTKLATLALPLISQIPGETLRIYMRQNLGNKLGILDDNQLDKLMPKQAESGTAPTAPPLKRTTMRVLIALLVQNPQFAAIVPTLDGLEQSKMAGLPLFVELVSRCTENPGLTTGQLLELYRGTEFSQPLETLATWNHMIVDDEAEAVFQDSLASLYDSALEQRLEALIARDRTEGLSAAERREFWALSQALAKK; encoded by the coding sequence ATGGCTGGACGAATTCCACGCGTATTTATCAATGACTTACTTGCCCGCACGGATATCGTGGATCTTATCGATGCCCGCGTTAAGCTGAAAAAGCAGGGTAAGAACTATCACGCGTGCTGTCCTTTTCATAACGAGAAAACCCCCTCTTTCACCGTAAGCGGTGAGAAGCAGTTCTATTACTGCTTCGGCTGTGGCGCCAAAGGTAACGCCATCGATTTCCTGATGAATCACGATCGTCTGGATTTCGTCGAAAGCGTTGAGGAGCTGGCCACGCAACACGGCTTAGAAGTGCCGTATGAAGCGGGCAACGGCCCCAGCCCGATGGAACGTCATCAGCGTCAAAGTCTGTATCAGCTGCTGGAAGGCCTCGACGGTTTCTATCAGCAAAGCCTGCGTAACCCGCAAGCGACATCTGCACAAAATTATCTCGCCACACGCGGTCTCAGCCAGCAAGTGATCGATCACTTCGCGATTGGTTATGCGCCAGCAGGCTGGGATAACGTGCTGAAACGTTTTGGTCAGCAGAAAGAGGACCGCGAATCCTTAATGGAAGCGGGCATGCTGGTCAGTAACGATTCCGGCCGCACTTATGATCGTTTTCGCGATCGCGTGATGTTCCCGATTCGCGATAAGCGTGGGCGCGTCATTGGTTTTGGTGGACGTGTACTGGGCAACGATACGCCGAAGTACCTGAACTCGCCGGAAACACCGATTTTCCATAAAGGCCGTCAGTTATATGGCCTGTATGAAGCGCAAAAGAATCATCCGCAGCCCGCGCGTTTGCTGGTTGTAGAAGGCTATATGGACGTGGTGGCGCTGGCGCAATTTGGCATCGATTATGCCGTTGCCTCGCTGGGCACCTCGACCACCGCTGAGCACATTCAGCTGCTGTTCCGTTCTACCGACACGGTGATTTGCTGTTACGACGGCGACCGCGCGGGGCGCGAAGCCGCATGGCGTGCACTGGAAACCGCATTGCCTTACATGAATGACGGTCGTCAGCTACGCTTTATGTTTTTGCCTGATGGCGAGGATCCGGACACGCTGGTGCGTAAAGAAGGCAAAGAGGCGTTTGAAGCGCGGATGGAGCAGGCTTTACCGCTCTCCACGTTTTTATTCGACAACCTGATGCCACAGGTCGATCTGAGCACGCGTGACGGTAAAACCAAGCTGGCAACGCTGGCGCTGCCGTTGATTAGCCAGATCCCCGGTGAAACTTTACGCATTTATATGCGTCAGAATCTGGGTAATAAACTCGGCATTCTGGACGATAACCAGTTAGACAAGCTGATGCCAAAGCAGGCAGAAAGCGGCACTGCGCCAACGGCTCCCCCGTTGAAGCGCACCACCATGCGCGTGTTGATTGCGTTACTGGTGCAGAATCCGCAATTTGCCGCCATCGTTCCTACGCTGGATGGGCTTGAGCAGTCAAAAATGGCGGGTTTACCGCTGTTTGTGGAGTTAGTCAGTCGTTGTACTGAGAATCCTGGCCTGACGACCGGACAGCTACTAGAGTTATATCGCGGGACAGAATTTAGCCAGCCCCTTGAAACGCTGGCCACCTGGAACCACATGATAGTGGATGATGAAGCAGAAGCCGTGTTCCAGGATTCACTGGCGAGTCTTTACGACTCAGCCCTTGAACAGCGCCTTGAAGCGCTTATCGCACGCGATCGTACCGAAGGCCTGAGCGCCGCCGAACGCCGCGAGTTCTGGGCCTTAAGTCAGGCATTAGCGAAAAAATAA
- the rpsU gene encoding 30S ribosomal protein S21, with translation MPVIKVRENEPFDVALRRFKRSCEKAGVLAEVRRREFYEKPTTERKRAKASAVKRHAKKLARENARRTRLY, from the coding sequence ATGCCGGTAATTAAAGTACGTGAAAACGAGCCTTTCGACGTAGCACTGCGTCGCTTCAAGCGTTCTTGCGAGAAAGCAGGTGTTCTGGCGGAAGTTCGTCGTCGTGAGTTTTATGAAAAACCAACGACTGAGCGTAAGCGCGCTAAAGCGTCTGCTGTTAAGCGTCACGCCAAGAAACTGGCTCGCGAAAACGCACGCCGCACTCGTCTGTACTAA
- the tsaD gene encoding tRNA (adenosine(37)-N6)-threonylcarbamoyltransferase complex transferase subunit TsaD, which produces MRVLGIETSCDETGIAIYDDASGLLANQLYSQVKLHADYGGVVPELASRDHVRKTVPLIQAALKEAGLAAKDIDAVAYTAGPGLVGALLVGATVGRALAFAWNVPAVPVHHMEGHLLAPMLEENPPEFPFVALLVSGGHTQLISVTGIGEYTLLGESIDDAAGEAFDKTAKLLGLDYPGGPMLSRMAQQGTPGRFKFPRPMTDRPGLDFSFSGLKTFAANTIREHNGDEQARADIARAFEDAVVDTLMIKCKRALEQTGFKRLVIAGGVSANRTLRERMAEMMQKRGGEVFYARPEFCTDNGAMIAYAGMVRLKGGTRGELGVSVRPRWPLAELPAI; this is translated from the coding sequence ATGCGAGTTCTGGGTATTGAAACGTCCTGCGATGAAACCGGCATCGCGATTTATGACGATGCGTCCGGTCTGTTGGCGAATCAATTATATAGCCAGGTCAAACTGCACGCCGATTACGGTGGCGTAGTGCCCGAACTGGCCTCACGTGACCACGTGCGCAAAACCGTTCCGCTGATTCAGGCTGCGCTGAAAGAAGCCGGATTAGCCGCAAAAGACATTGATGCCGTGGCCTATACCGCCGGTCCAGGTTTGGTCGGGGCGCTATTAGTCGGGGCGACTGTCGGCCGTGCATTGGCGTTCGCGTGGAATGTGCCTGCCGTGCCAGTTCATCATATGGAAGGCCATTTGCTGGCACCGATGCTGGAAGAGAATCCACCGGAGTTTCCGTTTGTGGCACTGCTGGTCTCCGGCGGTCACACGCAGTTAATCAGCGTCACTGGCATTGGTGAATACACTTTGCTGGGCGAATCGATTGACGATGCGGCGGGTGAAGCTTTCGATAAAACCGCCAAACTGCTCGGTCTGGATTATCCAGGCGGGCCGATGCTGTCACGCATGGCGCAGCAGGGCACGCCGGGTCGCTTCAAATTCCCGCGCCCGATGACCGATCGCCCAGGGCTGGATTTCAGCTTCTCGGGTTTGAAAACCTTCGCCGCTAACACCATTCGTGAACATAACGGCGATGAGCAGGCGCGTGCCGATATCGCTCGTGCGTTTGAGGATGCAGTGGTGGATACGCTGATGATCAAGTGCAAACGCGCGCTGGAGCAGACCGGCTTTAAACGCCTGGTGATTGCCGGTGGTGTCAGCGCCAACCGCACGCTGCGTGAGCGCATGGCCGAGATGATGCAAAAGCGCGGTGGCGAGGTGTTTTACGCGCGTCCGGAGTTCTGCACCGATAACGGTGCGATGATTGCCTATGCGGGCATGGTGCGGCTGAAAGGCGGTACGCGCGGTGAGTTGGGCGTCAGCGTCCGGCCACGTTGGCCACTGGCAGAATTGCCCGCCATCTAA
- the plsY gene encoding glycerol-3-phosphate 1-O-acyltransferase PlsY produces the protein MSAIALGMIIFAYLCGSISSAILVCKLARLPDPRTAGSGNPGATNVLRIGGKAAAAAVLIFDVAKGMIPVWIAYLLHVTPMYLGLTAIAACLGHIYPVFFRFRGGKGVATAFGAIAPIGWDLTGLMTGTWLLTVLLSGYSSLGAIVSALIAPFYVWWFKPQFTFPVSMLSCLILLRHHDNIQRLWRGQENKIWKRKKKK, from the coding sequence ATGAGTGCTATCGCGCTTGGTATGATTATTTTCGCGTATCTTTGCGGCTCGATTTCCAGTGCGATCCTGGTTTGTAAACTCGCGCGCTTACCCGATCCGCGTACCGCTGGCTCCGGCAACCCAGGCGCGACCAACGTGTTGCGCATTGGTGGCAAAGCCGCTGCGGCTGCGGTACTGATTTTCGACGTGGCAAAAGGGATGATTCCGGTATGGATCGCCTATCTGCTGCACGTCACGCCGATGTATCTCGGCTTGACCGCGATTGCTGCCTGCCTCGGCCATATCTATCCGGTGTTCTTCCGTTTTCGTGGCGGTAAAGGCGTGGCGACGGCGTTTGGTGCGATTGCGCCGATTGGCTGGGATTTGACGGGATTGATGACCGGCACCTGGCTGCTGACGGTACTGCTGAGCGGCTACTCCTCGCTGGGTGCGATAGTCAGTGCGCTGATCGCGCCGTTTTACGTGTGGTGGTTCAAACCCCAGTTTACCTTCCCGGTTTCGATGCTCTCCTGTTTGATTCTGTTGCGCCATCACGACAACATCCAGCGCCTGTGGCGCGGCCAGGAAAATAAGATCTGGAAGCGGAAGAAGAAGAAATAA
- the folB gene encoding bifunctional dihydroneopterin aldolase/7,8-dihydroneopterin epimerase: MDIVFIEQLTVFTTIGVYDWEQGMQQKLVLDVEMAWDNRRAAVSDDVNDCLSYADVTEVILNHLQGQRFALVERVAEEIADLLMNRFKTPGVRIKVGKPGAVAQAATVGVRIERGTIPK; this comes from the coding sequence ATGGATATCGTATTTATAGAACAACTCACCGTGTTCACCACCATTGGCGTTTACGACTGGGAACAGGGCATGCAGCAGAAGCTGGTGCTCGATGTCGAAATGGCGTGGGACAACCGTCGTGCCGCGGTGAGTGACGATGTGAACGACTGTCTGAGCTATGCCGATGTCACCGAGGTTATCCTCAATCATCTGCAGGGCCAGCGCTTTGCCTTAGTCGAACGCGTGGCGGAGGAAATTGCCGATCTGTTGATGAATCGTTTCAAAACTCCCGGTGTACGTATCAAGGTCGGGAAACCTGGCGCGGTGGCCCAGGCAGCGACCGTTGGCGTGCGTATTGAGCGCGGGACTATTCCTAAATAA